The following proteins are co-located in the Callithrix jacchus isolate 240 chromosome 10, calJac240_pri, whole genome shotgun sequence genome:
- the OR51G1 gene encoding olfactory receptor 51G1, protein MTIPCNSSFQRATFFLTGFQGLEDLHGWISIPFCFIYLTVILGNLTILHVIHTDATLHEPMYYFLAMLALTDLGLCLSTLPTVLGIFWFDAREIGMPACFTQLYFIHTLSLVESSVLLSMSIDRYVAICNPLRYSTVLTPARIVKMGLSSMLRSALLILPLPFLLKRFQYCCSHVLAHAYCLHLEIMKLACSSIIFNHIYGLFVVTCTVGVDSLLIFLSYALILCTVLSIASRQQRLRALNTCVSHVCAVLLFYIPMIGLSLVHRFGEHLPHAVHLLMSYVYLLVPPLMNPIVYSIKTKQIRQRIIKKFQFVKSLRCFCKD, encoded by the coding sequence ATGACAATTCCTTGTAATAGCAGCTTCCAAAGAGCCACTTTCTTTCTGACGGGCTTCCAAGGTCTAGAAGATCTCCATGGCTGGATCTCTATTCCCTTCTGCTTCATCTACTTGACAGTTATCTTGGGGAACCTCACCATCCTCCACGTCATCCATACTGATGCCACTCTTCATGAACCCATGTACTATTTCTTGGCCATGCTAGCTCTCACAGACTTAGGCCTTTGCCTTTCCACACTGCCCACTGTGCTGGGCATTTTTTGGTTTGATGCAAGAGAGATTGGCATGCCTGCCTGTTTCACTCAGCTCTACTTCATCCACACCTTGTCTCTAGTGGAGTCATCTGTTCTATTATCTATGTCCATTGACCGCTACGTGGCCATCTGCAACCCACTGCGTTACTCCACTGTCCTGACACCTGCACGTATTGTCAAAATGGGGTTAAGCTCCATGCTTAGAAgtgccctcctcatcctccccttGCCATTCCTCCTGAAGCGCTTCCAATACTGCTGCTCCCATGTGCTGGCCCATGCTTATTGTCTCCACCTGGAGATCATGAAGCTGGCCTGCTCAAGCATCATTTTCAATCACATCTATGGGCTCTTTGTTGTGACTTGCACTGTGGGTGTGGACTCCCTGCTCATCTTCCTCTCATACGCCCTCATTCTTTGCACCGTGCTCAGCATTGCCTCCCGCCAGCAGCGACTCCGAGCCCTCAACACCTGTGTCTCACATGTCTGTGCTGTGCTACTCTTCTATATTCCCATGATTGGGTTGTCTCTTGTTCATCGCTTCGGTGAACATCTGCCCCACGCTGTGCACCTCCTCATGTCCTATGTATATCTGCTGGTACCACCACTCATGAACCCCATTGTCTACAGCATCAAGACCAAGCAAATTCGCCAGCGCATCATTAAGAAGTTTCAGTTTGTAAAGTCACTTAGGTGTTTTTGCAAGGATTAA
- the OR51A7 gene encoding olfactory receptor 51A7 — MSDLNNSEVKLFLLIGIPGLEHVHIWFSIPIYLMYLIAIMGNCTILFIIKAEPSLHEPMYYFLAMLAVSDMGLSLSSLPTMMRIFLFNAMRISPNACFAQEFFIHGFTVMESSVLLIISLDRVLAIRNPLRYSSILTSNRVAKMGLILAIRSILLVLPFPITLRRLKYCQKNLLSHSYCLHQDTMRLACSDNKINVIYGFFIALCTMLDLALILLSYVLILKTVLSIASLAERFKALNTCVSHICAVLTFYVPIITLAAMHRFAKDKSPFAVILIADMFFLVPPLMNPIVYCVKTRQIWDKILGKLLNICGK; from the coding sequence ATGTCTGATCTCAATAACTCTGAAGTCAAGCTTTTCCTTCTGATTGGGATCCCAGGACTGGAACATGTCCACATTTGGTTCTCCATCCCCATTTACCTCATGTACCTGATTGCCATCATGGGCAACTGCACCATTCTCTTTATCATAAAGGCAGAGCCCTCGCTTCATGAGCCCATGTATTATTTCCTTGCCATGTTGGCTGTCTCTGACATGGGCctgtccctctcctcccttcctaccATGATGAGGATCTTCTTGTTCAATGCCATGAGAATTTCACCAAATGCCTGCTTTGCTCAAGAATTCTTCATTCATGGATTCACTGTCATGGAATCCTCAGTACTTCTAATTATATCTTTGGACCGCGTTCTTGCTATTCGCAACCCCTTAAGATACAGTTCTATCCTCACTAGCAACAGGGTTGCTAAAATGGGACTTATTTTAGCCATTAGGAGCATTCTCTTAGTGCTTCCATTTCCCATCACCCTAAGGAGATTAAAATATTGTCAAAAGAATCTTCTTTCTCACTCATACTGTCTTCATCAGGATACCATGAGGCTGGCCTGCTCTGACAACAAGATCAATGTCATCTATGGCTTCTTCATTGCTCTCTGTACCATGCTGGACTTGGCATTGATTCTTTTGTCTTATGTGCTGATCTTGAAGACTGTACTCAGCATTGCATCTTTGGCAGAGAGGTTTAAGGCCCTAAATACCTGTGTCTCCCACATCTGTGCTGTGCTCACCTTCTATGTGCCCATCATCACCCTGGCTGCCATGCACCGCTTTGCCAAGGACAAAAGCCCTTTTGCTGTGATCCTTATTgcagatatgttctttttggtGCCACCCCTTATGAACCCCATTGTGTACTGTGTAAAGACTCGACAAATCTGGGACAAGATCTTGGGGAAGTTGCTTAACATATGTGGGAAATAA
- the OR51G2 gene encoding olfactory receptor 51G2, whose amino-acid sequence MSPHTMTLGSLGNSSSISSSTFLLSGISGLEHMHTWISIPLCFMYLVSILGNCTIVFIIKTERSLHEPMYLFLSMLALIDLGLSLCTLPTVLGIFWVGAREISHDACFAQLFFIHCLSFLESSVLLSMAFDRFVAICRPLHYASILTNTVIGRIGLVSLGRSIALIFPLPFMLKRFSYCGSPVLSHSYCLHQEVMKLACADIKANSIYGMFVIVSTVGIDSLLILFSYSLILRTVLSIASRAERLKAFNTCVSHICAVLLFYTPMIGLSVIHRFGKQVPHLVQVVMGFMYLLFPPVMNPIVYSVKTKQIRDRVTHAFCNCV is encoded by the coding sequence ATGTCTCCTCACACAATGACCCTGGGATCCCTGGGAAACAGCAGCAGCATTTCCTCCTCTACCTTCCTGCTGAGTGGCATTTCTGGGCTGGAGCACATGCACACCTGGATCTCCATCCCACTGTGCTTCATGTACCTGGTCTCAATCCTGGGCAACTGCAcaattgtttttatcattaaaacaGAGCGCTCACTCCATGAGCCTATGTATCTCTTCCTGTCCATGCTGGCTCTGATTGACCTGGGTCTGTCCCTTTGCACTCTGCCTACAGTCCTGGGCATCTTTTGGGTTGGAGCACGAGAAATAAGCCATGATGCCTGTTTTGCTCAGCTCTTCTTCATTCACTGCTTGTCTTTCCTCGAGTCCTCTGTGCTACTGTCTATGGCCTTTGACCGCTTTGTGGCTATCTGCCGCCCCTTGCACTATGCTTCCATTCTCACCAACACAGTCATTGGCAGGATTGGCCTGGTCTCTCTGGGTCGTAGTATAGCGCTTATTTTTCCATTGCCTTTTATGCTCAAAAGATTCTCCTATTGTGGCTCCCCAGTTCTCTCACATTCTTACTGTCTCCACCAAGAAGTGATGAAATTGGCCTGTGCTGACATCAAGGCCAACAGCATCTACGGCATGTTTGTCATTGTCTCCACAGTGGGTATAGACTCCCTGCTCATCCTCTTCTCTTACTCCCTGATCCTGCGCACTGTGCTTTCCATCGCCTCCAGGGCTGAGAGACTCAAGGCTTTTAACACCTGTGTCTCCCACATCTGTGCTGTGCTGCTCTTCTACACTCCCATGATTGGCCTCTCTGTCATCCATCGCTTTGGAAAGCAGGTACCCCACCTGGTCCAGGTGGTCATGGGTTTCATGtatcttctcttccctcctgtgATGAATCCCATTGTCTACAGTGTGAAGACCAAACAGATCCGGGATCGAGTGACCCATGCCTTTTGTAACTGTGTCTAG